In Crinalium epipsammum PCC 9333, the following are encoded in one genomic region:
- a CDS encoding polysaccharide deacetylase family protein: MPIAPITPILYRILKPTFPSCLWAGCANSKEIALTFDDGPHPEYTPQLLDVLDRYQVSASFFWLGVCVNRAPAVARSVYQRGHWIGLHGYDHRSFARLSSKELKQSLELTQEAIATSCNLEPKYVRDVRPPNGLFRPRTLDLLHEWNYRPVMWSVVPEDWVRPGISVVTQRIIRQVHNGSLIVLHDGYYGGQDVAQTTAQIIPMLIEQGYNFVTIDRLWEKLQLNTA; this comes from the coding sequence ATGCCGATTGCGCCCATAACTCCAATTCTCTACCGAATTCTTAAACCTACTTTTCCTAGCTGCCTTTGGGCTGGATGTGCTAATTCAAAAGAAATCGCGCTTACCTTTGATGATGGCCCGCATCCTGAATACACACCGCAGCTATTAGATGTATTAGATCGTTACCAAGTTTCGGCTAGTTTTTTCTGGCTAGGTGTTTGTGTTAACCGCGCACCAGCAGTGGCTAGATCTGTATATCAACGAGGTCACTGGATTGGATTACACGGGTACGATCATCGCTCTTTTGCTCGTCTAAGTAGTAAGGAGTTGAAGCAGAGTTTGGAATTAACCCAGGAGGCGATCGCAACTTCCTGTAATTTAGAACCTAAATATGTTCGTGATGTGCGACCCCCTAATGGTTTGTTTAGACCCCGAACCTTAGATTTATTACACGAGTGGAATTATCGACCTGTAATGTGGAGTGTTGTACCAGAAGATTGGGTACGACCTGGAATTTCAGTTGTTACTCAACGAATTATCCGACAAGTTCACAATGGGTCGTTAATTGTTCTGCATGATGGCTATTATGGAGGACAAGACGTAGCCCAAACTACTGCTCAAATCATTCCCATGTTGATCGAGCAAGGTTATAATTTTGTTACGATTGATAGACTTTGGGAGAAACTTCAGTTAAACACTGCCTAG
- a CDS encoding S1 RNA-binding domain-containing protein: MTSKSTASQKANQSFTMDDFAKALEQHDYSFQQGQVVRGKVHSYDTDGVYVDIGGKSLAVVPIQEIAANDITDVSTVLPLQEEQEFLIIREQDADGQVTLSRRQLQIKHAWDSIAEMQDNKQSVQVRVSGVNKGGVTVDFQGVRGFIPRSHLIDRENLPELVGQNLTTSFLEVNPETKKLVFSQREANRAASFSQLEVGQLVEGKVSSLKPFGIFVETEGTTGLIHIKQVSQKYIESLPSLFEIGQPIKAVIIELDEGKGRVSLSTRVLENYPGEMLENLAEVMASAEARAERATKKLFG, encoded by the coding sequence ATGACTTCCAAATCGACTGCTTCTCAAAAGGCAAATCAGTCATTTACAATGGATGACTTTGCAAAAGCCCTTGAACAACACGACTATAGTTTTCAACAAGGACAAGTCGTGCGCGGCAAGGTACATAGCTATGATACTGATGGCGTATATGTTGATATCGGTGGTAAGTCTTTGGCTGTTGTTCCCATCCAAGAGATTGCTGCAAACGATATAACCGATGTATCGACAGTACTGCCATTGCAGGAGGAGCAGGAATTTCTAATTATTCGGGAACAGGATGCAGATGGTCAAGTAACACTGTCTCGCCGTCAGTTACAAATTAAGCACGCTTGGGATTCTATTGCTGAAATGCAAGACAATAAGCAATCGGTGCAAGTGCGCGTCAGTGGTGTGAATAAGGGGGGTGTGACAGTAGATTTCCAAGGGGTACGGGGGTTTATTCCGCGATCGCATTTGATTGATCGGGAAAATCTACCCGAATTAGTTGGTCAAAATTTGACTACTAGCTTTTTGGAAGTTAATCCTGAAACTAAAAAACTGGTGTTTTCCCAACGTGAAGCTAATCGCGCTGCTAGCTTTAGCCAGCTAGAAGTCGGACAGTTAGTTGAAGGAAAAGTTTCTAGTCTCAAGCCTTTCGGCATCTTCGTTGAAACTGAAGGTACTACTGGATTAATTCACATCAAGCAGGTAAGCCAAAAGTATATTGAATCCTTACCGTCGCTGTTTGAAATAGGTCAGCCTATTAAAGCAGTGATTATTGAACTTGATGAAGGTAAAGGACGAGTTTCTTTATCTACTAGAGTTTTGGAAAATTACCCTGGAGAGATGTTAGAAAATCTCGCAGAAGTAATGGCTTCAGCCGAAGCTCGTGCTGAAAGAGCAACTAAAAAACTATTTGGTTAA
- a CDS encoding dienelactone hydrolase family protein, with amino-acid sequence MTDQEIRTDTVKISNGDIQISAYIAMPASEGVFPGIVVLQEIFGINSHIRDVTERLAKEGYMAIAPALFQRTVPNFEAGYTPESIETGRNYAFQTKASELLSDIQAAIDYLKSLPNVKQNFGVIGFCFGGHVAYLAATLPDIKATASFYGARIATATLGDGEPTITRTPEIKGKLYAFFGSEDASIPVEQVDQIEEELQKYQIPHQIFRYDQADHGFFCDQRSSYNPDAAADAWKQVKQLFAKELQ; translated from the coding sequence ATGACAGACCAAGAAATTCGTACTGATACCGTTAAAATTTCTAATGGAGATATCCAAATTTCGGCTTACATAGCGATGCCAGCCAGCGAGGGAGTATTTCCAGGTATTGTGGTGTTACAAGAAATTTTTGGAATTAACTCCCACATTCGAGATGTGACAGAACGCCTAGCTAAAGAAGGCTATATGGCGATCGCACCTGCACTATTTCAACGCACCGTCCCTAATTTTGAAGCTGGATACACACCAGAAAGCATCGAAACTGGTAGAAACTATGCTTTTCAAACCAAAGCATCAGAGTTACTCAGCGATATTCAAGCAGCAATAGATTACTTGAAAAGTCTGCCCAATGTTAAACAAAATTTTGGCGTAATCGGGTTTTGCTTTGGCGGTCACGTTGCCTACCTAGCAGCGACTCTACCAGATATCAAAGCTACTGCCTCCTTCTATGGCGCTCGCATTGCTACTGCCACCTTGGGAGACGGCGAACCAACAATCACCCGCACCCCAGAAATCAAAGGCAAGCTTTACGCCTTCTTTGGAAGCGAAGATGCCAGCATTCCAGTTGAACAAGTAGATCAAATTGAGGAAGAGTTACAAAAATATCAAATTCCTCATCAAATATTTCGCTACGATCAAGCTGATCACGGATTCTTTTGCGATCAACGTAGTAGTTATAATCCCGACGCAGCAGCAGATGCCTGGAAACAGGTTAAACAGTTGTTTGCCAAAGAACTACAATAA
- a CDS encoding GntR family transcriptional regulator, translating into MVQFQIQPDSEVPASKQLFDQMQFAIASRQFPPGKRLPSTRLLAMQTGLHRNTISKVYKQLEEGGLVDTQAGSGIYVRALGHEIGTQHRSPLLDNYPKANQIVQKSLDELLNQDFSLSFARELFLAEIDWRLRCSARVLVTVPQRDLGAGELMVQELEEALKIPVQLVPLEELQVLLQQTHSATVVTNRYFIQEAEAIAAPNSVRVIPVDIHDYEDELKLITDLPKDSYLGIVSLSAGILNVAEIIIYSLRGDDLLVVTCQVTDTYKLKAIVRSAHTIIADQVTLPTVKAAIAAAREDIIRPPQIFISENYISTKSISLLKRELGLE; encoded by the coding sequence ATGGTTCAGTTTCAAATTCAGCCAGATAGTGAAGTCCCTGCATCAAAACAGTTATTTGACCAGATGCAATTTGCGATCGCCTCTCGTCAGTTTCCACCTGGTAAGCGTTTGCCTAGCACCAGACTATTAGCTATGCAAACAGGGCTGCACCGTAACACTATTAGCAAAGTATATAAACAACTAGAAGAAGGTGGACTGGTAGACACCCAAGCCGGATCGGGCATTTATGTCCGCGCTTTAGGTCATGAGATTGGCACTCAACATCGATCGCCACTGCTGGATAACTATCCCAAAGCTAATCAAATTGTCCAAAAAAGCTTGGATGAACTACTCAACCAAGATTTTTCACTTTCTTTTGCCAGAGAATTATTTTTAGCAGAAATCGACTGGCGCTTACGCTGTAGTGCTAGAGTGCTGGTGACAGTTCCCCAAAGAGATCTTGGCGCAGGTGAGTTGATGGTGCAAGAACTCGAAGAAGCCTTAAAAATTCCAGTCCAACTGGTTCCTCTGGAAGAACTTCAAGTATTGCTACAGCAAACACACTCCGCCACAGTAGTAACTAACCGCTATTTTATTCAAGAAGCAGAAGCGATCGCTGCCCCTAACTCGGTGCGCGTTATCCCTGTGGATATTCACGACTACGAAGACGAACTCAAATTAATTACAGATTTACCTAAAGACAGCTATCTTGGGATCGTTAGCCTCAGTGCAGGTATTTTAAACGTTGCAGAAATTATTATTTATAGTCTGCGTGGCGATGATTTGCTTGTAGTGACTTGCCAAGTTACAGATACCTACAAGCTCAAAGCTATTGTACGCAGCGCCCATACCATTATCGCCGATCAAGTAACTTTACCTACGGTTAAGGCAGCAATTGCCGCCGCCAGAGAAGATATTATTCGCCCACCCCAAATATTTATCAGTGAAAACTACATCTCCACCAAGTCGATTAGTTTGTTGAAACGGGAATTGGGCTTAGAGTAA
- a CDS encoding ribose-phosphate pyrophosphokinase, whose protein sequence is MIRSATLTLQPTLPQMVDSNRLRLFSGSANLQLSQEIARYLGMDLGPMLRKRFADGELYIQIQESIRGCDVYLIQPTCQPVNDHLMELLIMIDACRRASARQITAVMPYYGYARADRKTAGRESITAKLVANLITQAGADRILAMDLHSAQIQGYFDIPFDHVYGSPVLINYLASKQLSDLVVVSPDVGGVARARAFAKKLNDAPLAIVDKRRQAHNVAEVMNVIGDVAGKTAVLVDDMIDTGGTISEAARILRQQGARQVYACATHAVFSPPAIERLSSGVFEEVIVTNTIPVPESDRFEQLTLLSVANVLGETIWRIHEDTSVSSMFR, encoded by the coding sequence GTGATCCGTTCTGCAACTTTAACGCTTCAGCCGACGCTGCCACAGATGGTGGACAGTAATCGCCTAAGGTTATTCTCTGGTTCCGCCAATCTGCAACTGTCTCAGGAAATTGCTCGCTATTTAGGTATGGACTTAGGTCCCATGCTCCGCAAGCGATTTGCAGATGGTGAGCTATACATCCAAATTCAGGAATCAATCCGAGGTTGTGATGTTTATTTGATTCAGCCAACTTGCCAGCCAGTGAACGATCACTTAATGGAGTTGCTGATCATGATCGATGCCTGTCGTCGCGCTTCGGCTCGGCAAATCACGGCTGTCATGCCTTACTATGGATACGCTCGTGCAGATCGTAAGACTGCTGGGCGCGAATCCATCACAGCCAAGTTGGTTGCTAACTTAATTACTCAGGCTGGAGCCGATCGCATTTTAGCAATGGATTTGCATTCTGCTCAGATCCAAGGCTACTTTGATATTCCGTTCGATCATGTCTACGGTTCACCTGTACTAATTAATTACTTAGCCAGCAAGCAACTATCAGATCTAGTGGTGGTTTCACCCGATGTCGGTGGAGTTGCACGAGCGAGAGCATTTGCCAAAAAGCTCAATGATGCTCCTCTAGCAATTGTTGATAAGCGTCGCCAAGCCCATAACGTGGCAGAAGTTATGAATGTAATTGGCGATGTTGCTGGTAAAACAGCCGTTTTAGTAGACGACATGATCGACACTGGTGGCACAATTAGCGAAGCCGCTAGGATATTGCGACAGCAGGGAGCTAGACAAGTTTATGCTTGTGCTACTCATGCCGTTTTCTCTCCACCTGCGATCGAACGTCTATCTAGCGGTGTGTTTGAAGAAGTAATTGTCACAAATACTATTCCAGTTCCCGAAAGCGATCGCTTTGAGCAGCTTACGCTGTTGTCAGTAGCAAACGTATTAGGTGAAACTATCTGGAGAATTCACGAGGATACTTCTGTTAGCAGTATGTTCCGCTAG
- a CDS encoding tetratricopeptide repeat protein yields MDSSLPILYLSVLLILLAIAGFTILRQVLKTRQTEMAISRLQGQLSNEKGAPEDYYQLGSIYLDKKLYSQAIGQFQKALKAEDPEPEILALTYNGLGFAYFAQEQYDLAIRNYKEALKAQPNYVTGINNLAHAYERKKLTAQALQTYEDALKYDPDNDTAKRRAESLKKRFVTS; encoded by the coding sequence ATGGATAGTTCTCTTCCCATTCTTTATCTCTCGGTTTTACTTATTTTACTTGCCATTGCTGGTTTTACAATTCTGCGTCAGGTTCTCAAAACTCGTCAGACAGAAATGGCGATTTCTAGGCTACAAGGTCAACTGAGTAATGAAAAAGGTGCGCCTGAAGACTATTATCAGTTAGGTAGCATTTATCTAGATAAAAAACTTTACTCTCAAGCTATTGGTCAGTTTCAGAAAGCGTTAAAAGCTGAAGATCCTGAACCTGAAATTCTTGCTTTGACATACAACGGGTTAGGCTTTGCTTATTTTGCTCAAGAGCAATACGATTTAGCAATTCGGAACTACAAAGAAGCCTTGAAAGCCCAACCAAACTATGTAACTGGGATTAACAATCTTGCTCACGCTTACGAGCGTAAAAAATTAACGGCTCAAGCTTTACAAACTTATGAAGATGCTCTTAAGTATGATCCCGACAATGACACTGCCAAACGTCGTGCGGAATCACTAAAAAAACGTTTTGTTACTTCTTAG
- a CDS encoding transporter substrate-binding domain-containing protein, with product MKFKTSLFRLHPLLFLLFVAISFLSFNSNCASAAELEKIKQRGSLIVAVKDNLRPLGFRNTAGNLQGLEIDLAKRLAAEILGNSEAVVLQPVNNRDRLSVVTNNKVDLTIARVAATTARSRLVDLSFSYYLDGTTFVTKNPNVRLINDLSRQKIAVIKGSSTIADVKYNLPNAQLVGVDSYEAGRSLLESNQVVAFAADASVLAGWVQEYPQYRLLPSRLSTEALSVVMPKGLKYDTLRRQVNSAIARWQAEGWLKERANYWGLP from the coding sequence ATGAAATTTAAAACTTCACTCTTCAGACTTCATCCTTTATTGTTCCTGCTGTTTGTAGCTATTTCATTTTTAAGTTTTAATTCAAATTGCGCCTCTGCTGCGGAGTTAGAAAAAATTAAGCAACGGGGTTCTTTAATAGTTGCTGTTAAAGATAATTTGCGTCCGTTAGGTTTTCGCAATACCGCAGGCAATTTGCAGGGACTAGAAATAGATTTAGCTAAACGTCTGGCAGCAGAAATATTGGGTAATTCTGAAGCTGTTGTTTTGCAACCAGTCAATAATCGCGATCGCTTATCTGTTGTTACAAATAATAAAGTTGACTTGACAATTGCTAGGGTAGCAGCAACAACAGCCCGATCTCGGTTGGTTGACTTGAGTTTTTCATACTACTTGGATGGCACTACTTTTGTCACCAAAAATCCCAATGTGAGGCTGATAAACGATCTCTCTCGTCAAAAAATTGCTGTAATTAAAGGCTCTAGCACCATTGCCGACGTAAAATATAATTTACCGAATGCCCAGTTGGTGGGAGTAGATTCTTATGAAGCAGGGCGATCGCTGTTAGAATCTAATCAGGTTGTTGCCTTTGCTGCTGATGCTAGTGTATTAGCTGGCTGGGTGCAGGAGTATCCCCAATATCGTCTTCTGCCTTCACGGTTATCAACTGAAGCATTGTCTGTAGTGATGCCCAAGGGATTGAAGTATGATACTTTACGCCGTCAGGTAAATAGTGCGATCGCTCGTTGGCAAGCTGAAGGTTGGTTAAAAGAACGCGCCAATTATTGGGGTTTACCCTAA
- the rplT gene encoding 50S ribosomal protein L20 yields the protein MTRVKRGNVARKHRKKILKLAKGFRGSHSKLYRTANQQVMKALRNAYRDRKKRKRDFRRLWITRINAAARMQGVSYSQLIGKMKKANIEINRKMLAQIAVIDPGSFAQVVQLATSSQG from the coding sequence ATGACACGGGTAAAACGCGGTAATGTCGCTCGTAAGCACCGCAAAAAGATTCTCAAGCTTGCCAAGGGTTTCCGAGGTTCGCATTCAAAATTGTATCGGACTGCCAATCAACAGGTGATGAAGGCGCTGCGTAACGCCTATCGCGATCGCAAAAAACGCAAGCGTGATTTTCGTCGCCTGTGGATCACCCGTATTAACGCCGCAGCACGTATGCAAGGCGTTAGTTATAGCCAATTGATCGGCAAAATGAAAAAAGCCAATATCGAAATTAACCGTAAAATGTTGGCGCAAATCGCAGTAATTGATCCAGGTAGCTTTGCCCAAGTGGTACAGTTAGCTACTTCTTCTCAAGGCTAA
- the rpmI gene encoding 50S ribosomal protein L35, translating to MPKLKTRRAAAKRFKATGSGKIFRRKAFKNHLLEHKSSERRNRLSQKALVHERDEENVRLMLPYL from the coding sequence ATGCCTAAACTAAAAACCCGCAGGGCTGCGGCGAAGCGTTTTAAAGCTACAGGAAGCGGCAAAATTTTTCGCCGTAAAGCCTTTAAAAATCACCTTTTAGAGCATAAGAGTTCTGAACGTAGAAATCGTTTGTCTCAAAAAGCTCTGGTGCATGAAAGAGATGAGGAAAATGTACGCCTCATGCTGCCTTATTTGTAG
- a CDS encoding ATP-dependent helicase gives MSDTPDHPFTSPDSKGSLVTSTTETVSPSNQSAIANLRQQAIQRLRNNLRPGQQSMADWQGGSLAVSAVPGAGKSTGMAVAAAIAIARYQLNTRKQLIIVTFTRSAAANIKAKIRQSLRELSLPQTGFAVHTLHGLALNIASRYPDLSALNLDTATIISPNQNHRLIRSCVEQWIAVNSRRYNALLEGNQFDGEETERLRRQSVLRTEVLPSLANIVIREAKSSGLTPQDLWLMSEQTPDDYGILAIAAGLYEQYENSRRSRDFIDYDDMILAALRVLENDSARKIWQDQVFAVFEDEAQDSSPLQTKLLEILATDSGSAKQFEITNTNNLNLVRVGDPNQAINSTFTPADPIYFRSFCSECSQIGRLATMDQAGRSSRIIIDAANFVLNWVNRSYGGEQIGSELSNPKSELPFSPQNIRPVNLDDPQQDANPAPTGRGLEIYKPRDVYDTVKLIGKRVIELFAQNPEGNAAVLVRENRQGSFIAEQLHFLQREHGIEVYDVAQSNLYSHVPAEILAVLQFLDRPHSPDYLKAALEVFVQRQLIPTQDLNALASLPEQFLYPGPLDPPQTPAVRQAGRYCRSLLRARLELPHYQLISFLALTLNYDQSELATADKLAERIAKQTAGNGSLSANLTVLSEIVNSEKFEPVEAEDSEGRYLRKGQLTIITMHKAKGLDWDYVFIPFLHEDTLPGSPWVPTAAQFLGEFTLAEVARAQIRAYLHGKYLQPQDLPELPVATEAWQQAARLKSAEEYRLLYVAMTRAKRLLWMAAEDKGPFRWNTFNHNQGDNLQEKKPCPVIPALKSRFPNSVVALSEVL, from the coding sequence ATGTCAGACACACCAGATCATCCGTTTACAAGTCCCGATAGTAAGGGATCTTTAGTCACTAGCACAACTGAAACAGTATCGCCATCGAATCAAAGTGCGATCGCAAATCTCCGACAGCAAGCAATACAACGCCTCCGTAATAACCTACGTCCAGGGCAACAAAGCATGGCTGATTGGCAAGGAGGATCATTAGCCGTTTCTGCGGTTCCTGGCGCTGGTAAGTCTACAGGGATGGCGGTAGCTGCGGCAATTGCGATCGCACGTTACCAATTAAATACTCGTAAACAACTAATTATTGTTACTTTTACCCGTTCTGCTGCTGCTAATATTAAAGCCAAAATTCGTCAGTCTCTACGAGAGTTATCACTACCACAAACAGGATTTGCTGTTCATACATTACACGGTTTAGCACTAAATATTGCCAGCAGATATCCAGATTTATCAGCTTTAAACTTAGATACAGCTACAATAATTTCACCTAACCAAAATCATCGCTTAATTCGCTCTTGTGTAGAACAATGGATTGCTGTTAATTCTCGGCGTTATAACGCCTTATTAGAAGGTAATCAATTTGATGGAGAAGAAACAGAACGGCTGAGAAGACAATCAGTGTTGCGGACAGAAGTACTGCCTAGCCTAGCTAATATAGTGATTCGCGAAGCCAAAAGTTCTGGTTTGACACCACAAGATTTATGGTTAATGAGCGAGCAAACACCGGATGATTATGGCATATTAGCGATCGCGGCTGGCTTATATGAACAATATGAAAACTCTAGGCGATCGCGCGACTTCATCGACTACGATGATATGATCCTCGCAGCACTACGAGTACTAGAAAACGACAGCGCCCGTAAGATTTGGCAAGATCAAGTATTTGCCGTATTTGAAGACGAAGCGCAAGACTCATCTCCCCTGCAAACCAAATTATTAGAAATTCTCGCCACCGACTCAGGAAGCGCAAAACAATTTGAAATTACTAATACAAATAACCTTAATTTAGTACGAGTAGGAGATCCTAACCAAGCAATTAACTCTACCTTCACCCCAGCAGACCCGATCTATTTTCGCTCCTTTTGCTCTGAATGCAGCCAAATAGGGCGTTTAGCAACAATGGATCAAGCTGGGCGTAGTTCTCGAATTATTATTGATGCAGCTAACTTTGTTCTTAACTGGGTTAATCGTAGTTATGGAGGCGAACAAATAGGATCAGAATTATCCAATCCTAAATCAGAACTGCCTTTTAGCCCCCAAAATATTCGCCCCGTTAATTTAGATGACCCTCAACAAGATGCTAACCCAGCGCCCACAGGTCGAGGGCTAGAAATTTACAAACCGCGTGATGTTTATGACACAGTTAAGCTAATTGGTAAGCGCGTTATTGAATTATTTGCCCAAAACCCAGAAGGCAACGCCGCAGTTTTAGTACGAGAGAACCGACAAGGCAGCTTTATTGCCGAACAACTACACTTTTTGCAACGCGAACACGGTATAGAAGTATACGACGTTGCCCAAAGCAATCTATATTCTCACGTCCCCGCAGAAATTCTCGCAGTGCTGCAATTTCTCGACCGTCCCCATTCCCCTGATTATCTCAAAGCAGCATTAGAAGTCTTCGTACAGCGTCAACTTATCCCTACCCAAGACCTTAACGCCCTTGCCAGCTTACCAGAGCAATTCCTCTATCCAGGTCCTTTAGATCCACCCCAAACACCTGCGGTGCGCCAAGCAGGTCGCTATTGTCGCAGCCTTTTACGCGCCCGTTTAGAACTTCCCCATTATCAGCTAATTTCTTTCTTAGCTCTGACTTTAAACTACGATCAATCTGAACTAGCAACAGCAGATAAATTAGCAGAAAGAATCGCCAAACAAACTGCTGGTAACGGTTCCTTGAGCGCAAACTTAACTGTCCTGAGCGAAATTGTCAACTCAGAAAAGTTTGAACCAGTAGAAGCAGAAGACAGCGAAGGTCGTTATCTGCGAAAAGGTCAACTCACTATTATTACGATGCACAAAGCTAAAGGCTTAGACTGGGATTATGTCTTCATTCCCTTTTTGCATGAAGATACCCTTCCTGGTTCTCCTTGGGTTCCTACTGCTGCTCAATTTTTGGGAGAATTTACCCTAGCAGAAGTTGCAAGAGCGCAAATTCGGGCTTATCTACATGGTAAATATCTGCAACCACAAGATTTGCCTGAACTTCCAGTTGCAACTGAAGCTTGGCAACAAGCAGCACGTTTAAAGAGTGCCGAAGAATACCGCTTATTATATGTAGCCATGACACGCGCCAAGCGTCTGCTATGGATGGCAGCAGAAGATAAAGGACCTTTTAGATGGAATACATTTAACCACAACCAAGGAGACAATTTGCAGGAGAAAAAGCCTTGCCCTGTAATTCCAGCATTGAAAAGTCGCTTTCCTAATTCTGTCGTAGCTTTATCAGAAGTATTATAA